GAGGggtgagggacagacagggagggagggggtaagaGACATAGGAAGACTGGTGTGTGATATGGAGTGAGGggtgagggacagacagggagggggggtgagggacaggcagggagggaggggttaagaGACATAGGAAGACTGGTGTGTGATATGGAGTGAGGGGTGAAGGATAGACAGGGGGggtgagggacagacagggagggaggggttaagaGACATAGGAAGACTGGTGTGTGATATGGAGTGAGGGgtgagggacagacaggggggggtgagggacagacagggagggaggggttaagaGACATAGGAAGACTGGTGTGTGATATGGAGTGAGGGGTGAAGGACAGACAGGGACGGGGGGGTAAGAGACATAGGAAGACTGGTGTGTGATATGGAGTGAGGGGtgaaggacagaggggaaggagagtCAAACAGAACAGGAAGCCGACTTGTGTGACTTGTAGGTGTACGAGCCAGGGCCCTAGCAGGCTGGTGTTTAGCATCAAGGAGGAGATGCTGTCAGTTACAGAGAGGCACTGACGAGTTGGCACAGTAGGGCTGGAAGTTAGCTGGTAAGGCTAGTAGTTAGCAGTTAGCACTCAGGCTAACACAGAGATATAGGAATCCAGTGTATCTGTGGCTAACCAGGGTTAGCGGTTACTCTTCATGGCCTCCTTGGCTGCCAGGATGAGAGGGGTGAGGCTGGAGAGAGGCTTGGCCAGCTTTAGGAATGGATGCTGCAGGGAAGACAAGAGATCAACCAATGAAACCAACTCTTCTcatcacggtgtgtgtgtgtgtttgtttgtgcgtgtctgtgtgtgtgtgtgtacctgcagtagttctttcccccctcctctcttctctacatcCATCTCCAGACAGCGGGACAGGAAGGACCTGAACACTGGAGATAACTTCTCTGGAGACTGGAGCTCTGGAGTCCCATTGGTGGCTATCAGGTAGAGGGCCTGTAGGAGACACACACTGAACATTAGTGGCCACCAAGTGCAatgcctggacacacacacacacacaggcatggaacccccccccacacacacacatccaacctCACCCTGAGTGGGTTCTCGTTGAGGTAAGGGGgttctccctccaccatctctatAGCCATGATGCCCAGGGACCAGATGTCCACCTTGGGTCCGTAGGCCTTCCTGGTCACCACTTCAGGAGCCATCCAGTAGGGAGTCCCCACCATGGTGCTTCTTTTACTCTGCTCTGGAGTGATCTGGGCACAGAACCCAAAGTCagctggagagggaggggagagaacagacaTGTTAGAGGGAAGGTTAATATGAAACATTCACCTAGTCACATTCagctagacagaggagagaaaacaggtaAGTTAGTGTGACTGTCAGGCCAATACAATGATAGGACACAAAACAATAGGACACTTAGGATTGGCAAGGCATTTTATCTAGGAACAGAACCTAGAACCagctacagaggagagggggagatatgaagggggagaggaagaggaggcagacagaaagtgtgtgtgtttgtgtgtgtgtaacgtgtacgctgggagtcaggaagcaacTACAGGGAGTGACTAATTGAATTAATAAATAGAACATGAAACAGAAAAAGCTCACAGACATGAAACCAGAACAGAGTCAATggcgcctggggaaggaaccaaagggactgacatatatagggaaggtaatcagggaggtgttggagtccaggtgagtctgatgaggcCCTGGTGCccataacgatggtgacagatGTGTGTAAtcatgagcagcctggtgacctagagcgccggagagggagtgtgtgtgtgttcttactgaGCTTGACAGATCCGTCCATGCCCAGCAGCACGTTGTCACTCTTGATGTCTCTGTGGATCACCTGGTTGGCATGGAGGAACTCCAGAGCCTGCAGACACTACAGGACACACACGGgacacaccgtcacacacacctccctgtgctctgtgactgagtgtgtgtgagtataccTTTCGGCAgacagcagcagtgtgtgtgtgtgtgtacctctctgcaCACGGCAGCGATCTGAGCCTCGTCCATGCATGTTTCCGTGACAACGTCCGTGAGCGAACCTCCAGCCAGATACTCCATCACCACAAACAACTCCTCACCTACCAGgaaactacacacacacgcacacacacacacgcacgcacgcacgcacgcacacacacacgcacgcacacacacacacacacacacacacacacacacacacacacacacacacacacacacacacacacacacacacacacacgaacagaaACAAAGTAAATAACTGACTCCAACACACAGAGTACTGACACAGGCGTActtctgaggtgtgtgtgtgtgtgtgtgtgtgtgtgtgtgtgtgtgtgtgtgtgtgtgtgtgtgtgtgtgtgtgtgtgcgtgcgtgcgtgcgtgcgtgtgtgtgttacctgtctacGTAGTTGACGATGTTAGGTTGTTGTAACTCCTTCATCACCAGGATCTCGTTGATGATCAGCTCCTTCTTCGGCTGTTTCTGGAGGTTGATCTGTTTGATAGCtacctgtaacacacacacaagttttaagcctgtgttcagtctgaaagtgtgtgtgtgttggtgttgacCCAGGAAGGGACCTTACCTCTGCACCAGTGGCAACATCGATGGCTGTATAGACAGTACCAGACGCtctgagagagaacgagagagaaagagagaacgagagagaacaaaagagagggagagcgagagagaacgagagacagcgagagagagagaacgagagagagggacagcgagagagaacgagagacagcaagagagagagagtagtgtccAATCTGTTACTTAGATATGGATAAAGGCACAAAAAGGTGAACAtgtactctacagtatgtgtgtgtgtgtgtgtgtgtgtgtgtgtgtgtgtgtgtgtgtgtgtgtgtgtgtgtgtgtgtgtgtgtgtgtgtgtgtgtgtgtgtgtgtgtgtgtgtgtgtgtgtgtgtgtgtgtgtgtgtgtgtgtgtgtgtgtgatctccaatactgtgtgtgtgtgtgtctcacccctgtatgtctgtgtgtaatatacGATCTTCTCTgtgagtaatatactgtatgtctgtgtgtacttCTTCTTGGGATCTCCAATACTGACGATGGTTCCTGAAAGACATAGAACCAGACTGGTGACATAATGTGTGTGACATACCGTATGtctgtgatatgctgtatgtctgtgtgtaatatactgtatgtctgtgtgtaatatactgtatgtctgtgtgtaatatactgtatgtctgtgtgtaatatactgtatatctgtgtgtaatatactgtgtgtctgtgtgtaatatactgtatgtctgtgtgtaatatactgtatgtctgtgtgtaatatactgtatgtctgtgtgtaatatactgtatgtctgtgtgtctgtgtgtaaatactgtatgtctgtaatatatgtctgtgtgtaatatactgtatgtctgtgtgtaatatactgtatgtctgtgtgtaatatactgtatgtctgtgtgtaatatactgtatgtctgtgtgtaatatactgtatgtctgtgtgtaatatactgtatgtctgtaatatactgtatgtctgtgtgtaatatactgtatgtctgtgtgtaatatactgtatgtctgtgtgtaatatactgtatgtctgtgtgtaatatactgtatgtctgtgtgtaatatactgtatgtctgtgtgtaatatactgtgtgtctgtgtgtaatatactgtatgtctgtgtgtaatatactgtatgtctgtgtgtaatatactgtctgtgtgtaatatactgtataatatactgtgtgtctgtgtgtaatatactgtatgtctgtgtgtaatatactgtatgtctgtgtgtaatatactgtatgtctgtgtgtaatatactgtatgtctgtgtgtaatatactgtatgtctgtgtgtaatatactgtatgtctgtgtgtaatatactgtatgtctgtgtgtaatatactgtgtgtctgtgtgtaatatactgtgtgtctgtatgtctgtgtgtaatataatatactgtatgtctgtgtgtaatatactgtatgtctgtgtgtaatatactgtatgtctgtatgtctgtgtgtaatatactgtatgtctgtgtgtaatatactgtatgtctgtgtgtaatatactgtatgtctgtgtgtaatatactgtatgtctgtgtgtaatatactgtatgtctgtgtgtaatatactgtatgtctgtgtgtaatatactgtatgtctgtgtgtaatatactgtatgtctgtgtgtaatatactgtatgtctgtgtgtaatatactgtatgtctgtgtgtaatatactgtatgtctgtgtgtaatatactgtatgtctgtgtgtaatatactgtatgtctgtgtgtaatatatcatatgtctgtgtgtaatatactgtatgtctgtgtgtaatatactgtatgtctgtgtgtaatatactgtatgtctgtgtgtaatatactgtatgtctgtgtgtctgtgtgtaatatactgtatgtctgtgtgtaatatatgtctgtgtgtaatatacATTGTAAtatatgtatgtctgtgtgtaatatactgtatgtctgtgtgtaatatactgtatgtctgtgtgtaatatactgtatgtctgtgtgtaatatactgtatgtctgtgtgtaatatactgtatgtctgtgtgtaatatactgtatgtctgtgtgtaatatactgtatgtctgtgtgtaatatactgtatgtctgtgtgtaatatatcatatgtctgtgtgtaatatatatgTCTGTaatatatgtctgtgtgtaatatactgtatgtctgtgtgtaatatactgtatgtctgtatgtctgtgtgtaatatactgtatgtctgtgtgtaatatactgtatgtctgtgtgtaatatactgtatgtctgtgtgtaatatactgtactgtgtatgtctgtgtgtaatatactgtatgtctgtgtgtaatatactgtatgtctgtgtaatatactgtatgtaatatactgtctgtgtaatatactgtatgtctgtgtgtaatatactgtatgtctgtgtgtaatatactgtatgtctgtctgtgtgtaatatactgtatgtctgtgtctgtgtgtaatatactgtatgtctgtgtgtaatatac
Above is a genomic segment from Oncorhynchus gorbuscha isolate QuinsamMale2020 ecotype Even-year linkage group LG23, OgorEven_v1.0, whole genome shotgun sequence containing:
- the LOC124010759 gene encoding serine/threonine-protein kinase PAK 2-like, which gives rise to MCDSGVCEDKPPAPPVRMNSQGGGAKDSVSGNYNSRSLPSVPEKQKRSKMISIFASEKGGRKKDRDKDNRPEISSPSDFEHTIHVGFDSVTGEFTGMPEQWSKLLQTSNISKSEQKQNPQAVLDILKFYDSSTAKQKYLSFSEKDAQSPGKQGATSSPSGGKDGDDDEDDGDEAPPPIVAPRPEHTKSVYTKSVIDPLPPLPEPDSASNRNKKKQQGKMTDEEIMEKLRTIVSIGDPKKKYTQTYNIQGASGTVYTAIDVATGAEVAIKQINLQKQPKKELIINEILVMKELQQPNIVNYVDSFLVGEELFVVMEYLAGGSLTDVVTETCMDEAQIAAVCRECLQALEFLHANQVIHRDIKSDNVLLGMDGSVKLTDFGFCAQITPEQSKRSTMVGTPYWMAPEVVTRKAYGPKVDIWSLGIMAIEMVEGEPPYLNENPLRALYLIATNGTPELQSPEKLSPVFRSFLSRCLEMDVEKRGGGKELLQHPFLKLAKPLSSLTPLILAAKEAMKSNR